In the Carboxydothermus hydrogenoformans Z-2901 genome, one interval contains:
- the rpsC gene encoding 30S ribosomal protein S3 has product MGQKVHPKGLRIGIIKDWDAKWFADKKHYQELLHEDLKIRKYIKTKFYQAGISRIVIERASNRVKVTIHTARPGMVIGKGGTEIEVLRKELEKMTGKQININIAEIKVPEIDAQLVAENIAAQIEKRISYKRAMKQAVSRALKMGAQGIKVACSGRLAGAEIARSEWYSEGKVPLTTLRADIDYGFAEALTTYGKIGVKVWIYKGEVLPEVKKESVSTEGGE; this is encoded by the coding sequence GGACTGAGAATAGGTATTATCAAAGACTGGGATGCCAAGTGGTTTGCTGATAAGAAACATTACCAGGAGCTTTTGCATGAGGACTTAAAAATTCGTAAATACATTAAAACCAAATTTTATCAAGCTGGAATTTCTCGAATTGTAATTGAGCGGGCTTCCAACCGGGTGAAAGTTACTATTCATACTGCCCGGCCAGGTATGGTGATTGGTAAAGGCGGAACAGAAATTGAAGTATTGCGGAAAGAGTTAGAAAAGATGACCGGCAAGCAAATAAATATCAATATCGCCGAGATCAAAGTTCCGGAAATTGATGCCCAGCTTGTAGCAGAAAATATTGCTGCCCAAATTGAAAAGCGGATTTCCTATAAGCGGGCAATGAAACAGGCGGTGTCCCGGGCTTTGAAAATGGGTGCCCAGGGTATTAAAGTAGCTTGCAGCGGTCGCTTAGCCGGCGCGGAAATCGCCCGGTCCGAATGGTATAGCGAGGGCAAGGTACCTTTAACAACCCTGAGGGCGGATATTGATTACGGTTTTGCCGAAGCGTTAACCACCTATGGAAAAATTGGCGTAAAAGTGTGGATTTATAAAGGTGAGGTATTGCCTGAGGTTAAGAAGGAGAGCGTTAGTACAGAAGGAGGCGAATAA